The Populus alba chromosome 4, ASM523922v2, whole genome shotgun sequence genome contains a region encoding:
- the LOC118055961 gene encoding DNA ligase 6 isoform X1, giving the protein MAFQSDHQTPQSINSQTLYYKSLTSLSLQIPPTPSSSLPLPPSLPASKLIPKTRFLIDGFRFSSPSITAYFLSHFHSDHYTGLSSHWSQGIIFCSPITTSLVTSILNVPECFVFSLPLNRAVDIDGVEVSLVDANHCPGAVQFLLKVPICKNLENFELYVHTGDFRYSCEMKDDVFLRGFVGCNTVFLDTTYCNPKFVFPLQEESVDYVVSAIEKIGGEGFSGGLEKRVLFLVATYVVGKEKILIEIARRCNRKVYVDARKMEVLRVLGCGESGVFTEDENESDVHVVGWNVLGETWPYFRPNFVKMKEIMVERGYNKVVGFVPTGWTYEVKRNKFAVRSKDSCEIHLVPYSEHSNYNELREYVKFLRPKRVIPTVGVDVEKLDSKHAAKMQKHFAGLVDEMANKKEFLMGFLRGSSENDEKVEMDVVSGWNEGLAQEKELVESVEMKANENNDTVACLNSSSTLQESPTHTLSMLNDEERDKLVHELSDCLPTWVTRDQMLDLISTHGRNIVEAVSSFYEREMEFHDQVISCRVTVSSSETVPLYDSESPSKPASINTDSRSMGFLSSQNYKSPSKNPKLKGGSSPRKRKRSVGNKPGKKSKINSKLESGVSKQSTITKFFNKVLPDASQVSVVASISEQCPGDENLLQNDDVTESYREEVDQFIQIIDGNESTRSYAATLLKKTEGDINKALDMHYGDPKGNLGKSIEALVVSGNMVERQCETGSSSAREKELFGEIENMVDLSVQGSLIKNVDATLVSLPTEKYNPIEHACWNGGQPAPYIHLARAFDLVEAEKGKIKATSLLCNMFRSLLALSPEDVLPAAYLCTNKIAADHENVELNIGGTLVTSALEEACGTNRSKIREMYNSMGDLGDVAQVCRQTQTLLAPPPPLLIKDVFSALQKISVQTGSGSTGRKKSLIVNLMRSCREKEMKFIVRTLVRNLRIGAMMRTILPALAQAVALNSFSSDECKAENVKDKLQYISTAVIEAYNILPSLDLVVPSLISEGVGFSSSTLSMVAGIPLKPMLAKITNGVAQVLKLFENKAFTCEYKYDGQRAQIHKMPNGTVRIYSRNGDETTSRFPDLIKIIEESCKPAAVTLIVDAEVVAVDQKNGCKLMSFQDLSSRERGSKDSSIAVNKIKVDICVFVFDIMFANGEQLLELPLRQRRQYLKDLFCDERLGCFEYAKEMTVEAQDACLTNEATLTKMKSFLEDALRSSCEGIMVKSLDIDAGYCPSKRTDAWLKVKKDYVEGLNDSLDLVPIGAWHGNGRKAGWYSPFLMACYNPETEEFQSVCRVMSGFSDAFYIEMKEFFSGDRILAKKPPYYRTVEVPDMWFSPEVVWEIRGADFTISPVHQAAVGLVHQSRGISIRFPRFIHSVSDRNPEECSTAADIAEMFNSQTRKMDVTAQR; this is encoded by the exons ATGGCCTTTCAATCCGATCACCAAACCCCACAGTCCATAAACTCACAAACCCTATACTACAAATCCCTCACTTCACTTTCCCTCCAAATCCCTCCAACCCCATCatcctccctccctctccctcctTCTCTCCCTGCTTCAAAACTCATCCCCAAAACCCGTTTCCTCATCGACGGATTCCGCTTTTCCTCCCCTTCCATTACTGCTTACTTCctttcccacttccattctgacCATTACACTGGTCTTTCCTCTCATTGGTCTCAAGGTATCATTTTTTGTTCCCCAATCACTACATCTCTTGTTACTAGTATCCTTAATGTCCCTGAATGTTTTGTCTTTTCGCTTCCTCTGAATCGTGCTGTTGATATTGATGGTGTTGAAGTTAGTTTAGTTGATGCTAATCACTGTCCTGGCGCTGTTCAGTTCTTGTTGAAAGTGCCCATTTGTAAGAATTTAGAGAATTTTGAGTTGTATGTTCATACTGGTGATTTTAGGTACTCTTGTGAGATGaaagatgatgtttttttgaGAGGTTTTGTGGGGTGTAATACGGTTTTTTTGGATACTACTTATTGTAATCCGAAATTTGTGTTTCCTTTACAAGAGGAGTCGGTTGATTATGTTGTTAGTGCGATTGAGAAGATAGGAGGAGAGGGGTTCAGTGGGGGTTTGGAGAAGAGGGTTCTGTTCCTCGTGGCTACTTATGTGGTGGGGAAAGAAAAGATTTTGATTGAGATTGCACGGAGGTGTAATAGGAAGGTCTATGTGGATGCAAGGAAAATGGAGGTTTTGAGGGTTTTGGGGTGCGGGGAGAGTGGGGTGTTTACAGAGGATGAGAATGAGAGTGATGTGCATGTTGTTGGCTGGAATGTCTTGGGGGAAACTTGGCCCTATTTTCGGCCGAATTTtgtgaaaatgaaggaaatTATGGTGGAAAGAGGTTACAATAAGGTTGTGGGGTTTGTGCCAACTGGGTGGACTTACGAAGTGAAACGTAATAAGTTTGCAGTGAGATCAAAGGATTCATGTGAGATTCATCTTGTGCCATATAGTGAGCATTCAAATTACAATGAACTCAGGGAGTATGTGAAGTTTTTGAGACCTAAACGTGTCATTCCGACAGTTGGTGTGGATGTTGAAAAACTCGATAGTAAACATGCTGCTAAAATGCAGAAGCATTTTGCTGGGTTAGTTGACGAGATGGCTAATAAGAAGGAATTTTTAATGGGTTTTCTTCGTGGCTCGTCTGAGAATGATGAGAAGGTTGAAATGGATGTTGTCTCAGGCTGGAACGAGGGGCTGGCACAGGAGAAAGAGTTAGTGGAGTCGGTTGAAATGAAAGCCAATGAGAATAATGACACTGTTGCTTGTCTTAACTCCTCATCTACACTGCAAGAATCTCCTACACACACTTTAAGCATGCTAAATGATGAGGAAAGAGATAAACTCGTTCATGAATTGAGTGATTGTTTGCCCACATGGGTTACCCGAGACCAAATGTTAGATTTAATCAGCACTCATGGGAGGAATATTGTTGAAGCAGTTTCTAGCTTTTATGAACGTGAAATGGAATTCCATGATCAAGTAATTTCTTGTAGAGTAACTGTTTCTTCATCTGAGACAGTTCCATTATATGACTCTGAATCACCTTCAAAACCAGCTTCTATTAATACTGATAGTCGAAGTATGGGTTTTCTGTCAAGTCAAAACTACAAGTCACCTAGCAAGAATCCTAAACTAAAGGGTGGTAGTTCTCCTAGAAAAAGGAAGAGGAGCGTTGGCAATAAGCCTGGCAagaaatcaaaaattaattcaaagctGGAATCTGGCGTGTCGAAGCAATCCACCATTACTAAgtttttcaataaagttttgCCTGATGCTTCTCAAGTTAGCGTGGTTGCATCTATATCTGAGCAATGCCCTGGAGATGAAAATTTGTTGCAAAATGATGATGTTACAGAGTCATACAGGGAGGAGGTAGATCAGTTTATTCAGATAATTGATGGCAATGAGTCAACAAGAAGTTATGCTGCCACCCTCCTCAAGAAGACAGAAGGAGATATTAACAAGGCTCTGGACATGCATTATGGTGATCCCAAGGGTAACCTTGGCAAGAGTATAGAGGCTTTGGTGGTTTCTGGCAATATGGTTGAGCGTCAGTGTGAAACTGGCTCCTCTTCTGCCAGGGAGAAAGAATTGTTTGGAGAAATAGAAAATATGGTTGATCTATCCGTTCAGGGATCACTAATAAAAAACGTGGATGCAACTCTTGTATCACTACCAACAGAAAAATATAATCCCATAGAGCATG CATGCTGGAATGGTGGACAACCTGCACCATATATCCATCTTGCACGTGCTTTTGACCTGGTCGAGGCAGAAAAAGGAAAGATCAAAGCTACTTCGTTATTGTGCAATATGTTTAGAAG TTTGCTGGCATTGTCTCCTGAGGATGTGTTGCCTGCTGCCTATCTGTGCACAAATAAGATTGCTGCTGACCATGAAAATGTG GAACTAAACATAGGTGGAACCTTGGTTACATCGGCTTTGGAAGAGGCATGTGGAACAAACCGGTCTAAAATAAGGGAAATGTACAATAGTATGGGGGATCTtg GTGACGTTGCTCAAGTATGCAGACAAACACAGACATTACTGGCTCCTCCCCCTCCCCTTCTTATTAAAGATGTATTTTCTGCGCTGCAGAAGATAAG TGTACAAACAGGTAGCGGAAGTACTGGTCGAAAGAAGAGCCTCATTGTGAATCTTATGCGTTCTTGTAGGGAGAAGGAGATGAAGTTTATTGTCAGAACTTTG GTAAGGAATTTACGGATTGGAGCAATGATGAGAACTATCCTACCTGCTTTAGCTCAAGCTGTTGCTTTGAATTCCTTTTCTTCTGATGAATGTAAAGCTGAGAATGTGAAGGATAAACTTCAG TACATTTCCACAGCAGTGATTGAAGCTTATAACATCCTTCCTAGTCTG GATTTGGTTGTTCCTTCACTCATAAGTGAAGGCGTTGGATTTTCATCGTCAACTTTATCAATGGTTGCTGGGATACCTCTTAAACCAATGCTTGCAAA AATTACAAATGGAGTTGCTCAAGTACTAAAGCTCTTTGAAAATAAAGCTTTTACATGTGAATACAA ATACGATGGTCAGCGTGCCCAAATTCACAAAATGCCAAATGGCACTGTACGTATCTATTCACGAAATGGGGATGAAACAACGTCTAGGTTTCCTGATTTGATCAAGATAATTGAGGAATCTTGTAAACCTGCTGCAGTGACTTTAATAGTGGATGCAGAG GTAGTTGCAGTTGATCAAAAGAATGGCTGCAAGCTTATGTCCTTTCAAGATCTATCTTCAAGGGAGAGAGGGAGCAAAGATTCTTCCATTGCTGTGAATAAGATAAAG GTTGATATATGCGTGTTTGTCTTTGATATCATGTTTGCTAATGGAGAACA GCTGTTGGAGCTTCCTCTCCGCCAAAGGCGACAAT ACTTGAAAGACTTGTTTTGTGATGAGAGATTAGGTTGTTTTGAATATGCAAAGGAGATGACG GTTGAAGCACAGGATGCTTGTTTGACCAATGAGGCAACATTGACCAAGATGAAATCTTTCCTTGAAGATGCTTTGCGGTCCTCGTGTGAAGGGATTATGGTGAAATCTCTAGATATCGATGCTGGATACTGTCCATCAAAACGGACTGACGCATGGTTAAAG GTCAAGAAGGATTATGTTGAAGGACTGAATGATTCTCTTGATTTAGTCCCGATTGGTGCTTGGCATGGAAATGGGAGAAAAGCAGGATG GTATAGTCCATTCCTCATGGCATGTTACAACCCTGAGACTGAGGAATTCCAAAGTGTGTGCCGTGTCATGTCTGGGTTCTCAGATGCTTTTTATATAGAG ATGAAAGAATTCTTCTCTGGAGATAGGATCTTGGCCAAGAAGCCACCATACTATCGAACTGTGGAGGTGCCGGATATGTGGTTTTCTCCAGAAGTTGTTTGGGAAATAAGAGGTGCTGACTTTACAATTTCACCCGTTCACCAGGCTGCTGTAGGTTTGGTTCATCAATCTCGTGGTATCTCAATCAGATTTCCAAGATTTATTCACTCCGTATCGGATAGAAATCCAGAGGAATGTAGCACAGCAGCAGATATAGCTGAAATGTTTAATTCTCAAACAAGGAAGATGGACGTGACAGCTCAAAGATGA
- the LOC118055961 gene encoding DNA ligase 6 isoform X2, which produces MAFQSDHQTPQSINSQTLYYKSLTSLSLQIPPTPSSSLPLPPSLPASKLIPKTRFLIDGFRFSSPSITAYFLSHFHSDHYTGLSSHWSQGIIFCSPITTSLVTSILNVPECFVFSLPLNRAVDIDGVEVSLVDANHCPGAVQFLLKVPICKNLENFELYVHTGDFRYSCEMKDDVFLRGFVGCNTVFLDTTYCNPKFVFPLQEESVDYVVSAIEKIGGEGFSGGLEKRVLFLVATYVVGKEKILIEIARRCNRKVYVDARKMEVLRVLGCGESGVFTEDENESDVHVVGWNVLGETWPYFRPNFVKMKEIMVERGYNKVVGFVPTGWTYEVKRNKFAVRSKDSCEIHLVPYSEHSNYNELREYVKFLRPKRVIPTVGVDVEKLDSKHAAKMQKHFAGLVDEMANKKEFLMGFLRGSSENDEKVEMDVVSGWNEGLAQEKELVESVEMKANENNDTVACLNSSSTLQESPTHTLSMLNDEERDKLVHELSDCLPTWVTRDQMLDLISTHGRNIVEAVSSFYEREMEFHDQVISCRVTVSSSETVPLYDSESPSKPASINTDSRSMGFLSSQNYKSPSKNPKLKGGSSPRKRKRSVGNKPGKKSKINSKLESGVSKQSTITKFFNKVLPDASQVSVVASISEQCPGDENLLQNDDVTESYREEVDQFIQIIDGNESTRSYAATLLKKTEGDINKALDMHYGDPKGNLGKSIEALVVSGNMVERQCETGSSSAREKELFGEIENMVDLSVQGSLIKNVDATLVSLPTEKYNPIEHACWNGGQPAPYIHLARAFDLVEAEKGKIKATSLLCNMFRSLLALSPEDVLPAAYLCTNKIAADHENVELNIGGTLVTSALEEACGTNRSKIREMYNSMGDLGDVAQVCRQTQTLLAPPPPLLIKDVFSALQKIREKEMKFIVRTLVRNLRIGAMMRTILPALAQAVALNSFSSDECKAENVKDKLQYISTAVIEAYNILPSLDLVVPSLISEGVGFSSSTLSMVAGIPLKPMLAKITNGVAQVLKLFENKAFTCEYKYDGQRAQIHKMPNGTVRIYSRNGDETTSRFPDLIKIIEESCKPAAVTLIVDAEVVAVDQKNGCKLMSFQDLSSRERGSKDSSIAVNKIKVDICVFVFDIMFANGEQLLELPLRQRRQYLKDLFCDERLGCFEYAKEMTVEAQDACLTNEATLTKMKSFLEDALRSSCEGIMVKSLDIDAGYCPSKRTDAWLKVKKDYVEGLNDSLDLVPIGAWHGNGRKAGWYSPFLMACYNPETEEFQSVCRVMSGFSDAFYIEMKEFFSGDRILAKKPPYYRTVEVPDMWFSPEVVWEIRGADFTISPVHQAAVGLVHQSRGISIRFPRFIHSVSDRNPEECSTAADIAEMFNSQTRKMDVTAQR; this is translated from the exons ATGGCCTTTCAATCCGATCACCAAACCCCACAGTCCATAAACTCACAAACCCTATACTACAAATCCCTCACTTCACTTTCCCTCCAAATCCCTCCAACCCCATCatcctccctccctctccctcctTCTCTCCCTGCTTCAAAACTCATCCCCAAAACCCGTTTCCTCATCGACGGATTCCGCTTTTCCTCCCCTTCCATTACTGCTTACTTCctttcccacttccattctgacCATTACACTGGTCTTTCCTCTCATTGGTCTCAAGGTATCATTTTTTGTTCCCCAATCACTACATCTCTTGTTACTAGTATCCTTAATGTCCCTGAATGTTTTGTCTTTTCGCTTCCTCTGAATCGTGCTGTTGATATTGATGGTGTTGAAGTTAGTTTAGTTGATGCTAATCACTGTCCTGGCGCTGTTCAGTTCTTGTTGAAAGTGCCCATTTGTAAGAATTTAGAGAATTTTGAGTTGTATGTTCATACTGGTGATTTTAGGTACTCTTGTGAGATGaaagatgatgtttttttgaGAGGTTTTGTGGGGTGTAATACGGTTTTTTTGGATACTACTTATTGTAATCCGAAATTTGTGTTTCCTTTACAAGAGGAGTCGGTTGATTATGTTGTTAGTGCGATTGAGAAGATAGGAGGAGAGGGGTTCAGTGGGGGTTTGGAGAAGAGGGTTCTGTTCCTCGTGGCTACTTATGTGGTGGGGAAAGAAAAGATTTTGATTGAGATTGCACGGAGGTGTAATAGGAAGGTCTATGTGGATGCAAGGAAAATGGAGGTTTTGAGGGTTTTGGGGTGCGGGGAGAGTGGGGTGTTTACAGAGGATGAGAATGAGAGTGATGTGCATGTTGTTGGCTGGAATGTCTTGGGGGAAACTTGGCCCTATTTTCGGCCGAATTTtgtgaaaatgaaggaaatTATGGTGGAAAGAGGTTACAATAAGGTTGTGGGGTTTGTGCCAACTGGGTGGACTTACGAAGTGAAACGTAATAAGTTTGCAGTGAGATCAAAGGATTCATGTGAGATTCATCTTGTGCCATATAGTGAGCATTCAAATTACAATGAACTCAGGGAGTATGTGAAGTTTTTGAGACCTAAACGTGTCATTCCGACAGTTGGTGTGGATGTTGAAAAACTCGATAGTAAACATGCTGCTAAAATGCAGAAGCATTTTGCTGGGTTAGTTGACGAGATGGCTAATAAGAAGGAATTTTTAATGGGTTTTCTTCGTGGCTCGTCTGAGAATGATGAGAAGGTTGAAATGGATGTTGTCTCAGGCTGGAACGAGGGGCTGGCACAGGAGAAAGAGTTAGTGGAGTCGGTTGAAATGAAAGCCAATGAGAATAATGACACTGTTGCTTGTCTTAACTCCTCATCTACACTGCAAGAATCTCCTACACACACTTTAAGCATGCTAAATGATGAGGAAAGAGATAAACTCGTTCATGAATTGAGTGATTGTTTGCCCACATGGGTTACCCGAGACCAAATGTTAGATTTAATCAGCACTCATGGGAGGAATATTGTTGAAGCAGTTTCTAGCTTTTATGAACGTGAAATGGAATTCCATGATCAAGTAATTTCTTGTAGAGTAACTGTTTCTTCATCTGAGACAGTTCCATTATATGACTCTGAATCACCTTCAAAACCAGCTTCTATTAATACTGATAGTCGAAGTATGGGTTTTCTGTCAAGTCAAAACTACAAGTCACCTAGCAAGAATCCTAAACTAAAGGGTGGTAGTTCTCCTAGAAAAAGGAAGAGGAGCGTTGGCAATAAGCCTGGCAagaaatcaaaaattaattcaaagctGGAATCTGGCGTGTCGAAGCAATCCACCATTACTAAgtttttcaataaagttttgCCTGATGCTTCTCAAGTTAGCGTGGTTGCATCTATATCTGAGCAATGCCCTGGAGATGAAAATTTGTTGCAAAATGATGATGTTACAGAGTCATACAGGGAGGAGGTAGATCAGTTTATTCAGATAATTGATGGCAATGAGTCAACAAGAAGTTATGCTGCCACCCTCCTCAAGAAGACAGAAGGAGATATTAACAAGGCTCTGGACATGCATTATGGTGATCCCAAGGGTAACCTTGGCAAGAGTATAGAGGCTTTGGTGGTTTCTGGCAATATGGTTGAGCGTCAGTGTGAAACTGGCTCCTCTTCTGCCAGGGAGAAAGAATTGTTTGGAGAAATAGAAAATATGGTTGATCTATCCGTTCAGGGATCACTAATAAAAAACGTGGATGCAACTCTTGTATCACTACCAACAGAAAAATATAATCCCATAGAGCATG CATGCTGGAATGGTGGACAACCTGCACCATATATCCATCTTGCACGTGCTTTTGACCTGGTCGAGGCAGAAAAAGGAAAGATCAAAGCTACTTCGTTATTGTGCAATATGTTTAGAAG TTTGCTGGCATTGTCTCCTGAGGATGTGTTGCCTGCTGCCTATCTGTGCACAAATAAGATTGCTGCTGACCATGAAAATGTG GAACTAAACATAGGTGGAACCTTGGTTACATCGGCTTTGGAAGAGGCATGTGGAACAAACCGGTCTAAAATAAGGGAAATGTACAATAGTATGGGGGATCTtg GTGACGTTGCTCAAGTATGCAGACAAACACAGACATTACTGGCTCCTCCCCCTCCCCTTCTTATTAAAGATGTATTTTCTGCGCTGCAGAAGATAAG GGAGAAGGAGATGAAGTTTATTGTCAGAACTTTG GTAAGGAATTTACGGATTGGAGCAATGATGAGAACTATCCTACCTGCTTTAGCTCAAGCTGTTGCTTTGAATTCCTTTTCTTCTGATGAATGTAAAGCTGAGAATGTGAAGGATAAACTTCAG TACATTTCCACAGCAGTGATTGAAGCTTATAACATCCTTCCTAGTCTG GATTTGGTTGTTCCTTCACTCATAAGTGAAGGCGTTGGATTTTCATCGTCAACTTTATCAATGGTTGCTGGGATACCTCTTAAACCAATGCTTGCAAA AATTACAAATGGAGTTGCTCAAGTACTAAAGCTCTTTGAAAATAAAGCTTTTACATGTGAATACAA ATACGATGGTCAGCGTGCCCAAATTCACAAAATGCCAAATGGCACTGTACGTATCTATTCACGAAATGGGGATGAAACAACGTCTAGGTTTCCTGATTTGATCAAGATAATTGAGGAATCTTGTAAACCTGCTGCAGTGACTTTAATAGTGGATGCAGAG GTAGTTGCAGTTGATCAAAAGAATGGCTGCAAGCTTATGTCCTTTCAAGATCTATCTTCAAGGGAGAGAGGGAGCAAAGATTCTTCCATTGCTGTGAATAAGATAAAG GTTGATATATGCGTGTTTGTCTTTGATATCATGTTTGCTAATGGAGAACA GCTGTTGGAGCTTCCTCTCCGCCAAAGGCGACAAT ACTTGAAAGACTTGTTTTGTGATGAGAGATTAGGTTGTTTTGAATATGCAAAGGAGATGACG GTTGAAGCACAGGATGCTTGTTTGACCAATGAGGCAACATTGACCAAGATGAAATCTTTCCTTGAAGATGCTTTGCGGTCCTCGTGTGAAGGGATTATGGTGAAATCTCTAGATATCGATGCTGGATACTGTCCATCAAAACGGACTGACGCATGGTTAAAG GTCAAGAAGGATTATGTTGAAGGACTGAATGATTCTCTTGATTTAGTCCCGATTGGTGCTTGGCATGGAAATGGGAGAAAAGCAGGATG GTATAGTCCATTCCTCATGGCATGTTACAACCCTGAGACTGAGGAATTCCAAAGTGTGTGCCGTGTCATGTCTGGGTTCTCAGATGCTTTTTATATAGAG ATGAAAGAATTCTTCTCTGGAGATAGGATCTTGGCCAAGAAGCCACCATACTATCGAACTGTGGAGGTGCCGGATATGTGGTTTTCTCCAGAAGTTGTTTGGGAAATAAGAGGTGCTGACTTTACAATTTCACCCGTTCACCAGGCTGCTGTAGGTTTGGTTCATCAATCTCGTGGTATCTCAATCAGATTTCCAAGATTTATTCACTCCGTATCGGATAGAAATCCAGAGGAATGTAGCACAGCAGCAGATATAGCTGAAATGTTTAATTCTCAAACAAGGAAGATGGACGTGACAGCTCAAAGATGA